A section of the Zymoseptoria tritici IPO323 chromosome 9, whole genome shotgun sequence genome encodes:
- a CDS encoding uncharacterized protein (conserved hypothetical protein, secreted, unknown function) gives MFPIILAVAASLCTTAQAHGSHAHEQAPIVAEDADWTTRHMAEEHHIANFDAGSFFTLHDFDSSNEWTHDDIYKFYGLDHESTSQISSADKEEAVNKVIKLYDRDASGTVSFAEYTVGTAQGITLPDFGWGPGHHGDDEYEYEIHHWEKYHDENTKEEDLIHPEDIEHFRHHEEMDEQEERQRVMDQQAIVEANIPEKFRRKG, from the exons ATGTTCcccatcatcctcgccgtcgcaGCGAGTCTCTGCACAACCGCTCAAGCCCACGGCTCCCACGCTCACGAACAAGCACCGATAGTCGCAGAAGATGCAGACTGGACAACAAGGCATATGGCCG AGGAACACCACATTGCCAACTTCGACGCGGGCTCCTTCTTCACCCTCCACGACTTCGACTCCTCCAACGAATGGACTCACGACGACATCTACAAGTTCTACGGCCTGGACCACGAGAGCACATCTCAAATATCCTCCGCGGACAAAGAGGAAGCAGTGAACAAAGTCATCAAGCTCTACGATCGAGACGCTAGCGGTACGGTTTCCTTCGCCGAATACACCGTCGGCACAGCACAGGGTATCACACTCCCGGACTTTGGCTGGGGACCGGGCCATCACGGCGATGATGAGTACGAGTATGAGATCCACCATTGGGAGAAGTATCACGATGAGAatacgaaggaggaggatctGATTCATCCGGAGGATATTGAGCATTTCAGGCATcatgaggagatggacgagcAGGAGGAACGACAGAGGGTAATGGACCAGCAGGCAATAGTTGAGGCCAACATACCGGAGAAGTTTCGGCGGAAGGGATAG
- the MgAMN5 gene encoding putative 1,2-alpha-mannosidase (1,2-Alpha-Mannosidase (Glycosyl Hydrolase Family 47)): MHHLNIFYLLGAFAYAAEAPAANNTTSPVHQNTAIDHAAHACPNRSYDRQCGRDWDYTSYPTNQQDRADAVVEMFRHAWDGYRQFAYPHDDLLPRSNSYSDSRNGWGLTMINSLDTAIIMGQQDIVDIILHFIPTVDFTKNNSPDSADTSLFETTIRYLGGLLSSYDLLKGPFAHMVTDEKKVDVLLSQAVRLADTLKFAFSTTTGLPVNGLYIDMQTSTFDSLLENGDSASGLAELGTLVLEWQHLSDLTGDPLYGDLAQKAEAYWFRNVTEIFPGLTGIKFSVENGSTIDDAGGWTSGSDSAYEYLIKMYVYDPERYGNYSEQWRKAADSTIEHLLSSPSSRPDLVMAGRYRGKIVRPETDYLACFIGGNFLLGSTALNEPKYREYGLKFSEFCANGYRHTSSGIGPSRSSWNNTELDSDPSLADQTEHYKHAGFFIPTGHLDGGQTPEAVESWYYAYQTTRDQYWRDVAWAYAIAQNKTERLPVGFGSLQNVLAEDGGGTDDFMPSFMLAETLKYQFLIQSPKEGVWNVQQGENKTNFFVYNTEAHPFRVAAKHPV; encoded by the exons ATGCATCATTTGAACATTTTCTACCTCCTTGGAGCATTCGCTTACGCTGCTGAAGCGCCTGCAGCCAATAATACCACCAGTCCCGTTCATCAGAATACAGCAATCGACCATGCGGCCCATGCTTGCCCCAACCGTTCGTACGATCGCCAATGCGGCCGAGACTGGGACTACACCAGCTACCCCACGAACCAGCAAGACCGTGCAGATGCTGTGGTGGAGATGTTCCGACATGCCTGGGACGGCTATCGCCAGTTTGCGTACCCACACGACGACCTTCTACCAAGGAGCAACAGCTACAGCGACAGCCGTAATGGATGGGGTCTCACGATGATCAACTCCCTGGACACCGCCATCATAATGGGGCAGCAAGACATCGTGGACATTATTCTGCACTTCATTCCCACTGTGGACTTCACCAAGAACAATTCACCAGATTCCGCGGATACGAGTCTCTTCGAGACCACGATCCGGTATCTTGGAGGCCTCTTGTCGTCTTACGATCTGCTCAAAGGACCTTTCGCGCACATGGTCACGGACGAGAAGAAGGTGGATGTTCTTCTGAGCCAGGCAGTTCGGCTGGCGGACACGCTGAAGTTCGCTTTCAGTACGACCACAGGGCTTCCGGTCAACGGACTTTACATCGATATGCAAACTTCCACCTTTGACTCGCTGCTGGAAAATGGCGACTCTGCTTCCGGACTGGCAGAGCTTGGTACGCTTGTGTTGGAGTGGCAGCACTTATCTGATCTGACCGGAGACCCACTGTATGGCGACCTCGCGCAAAAGGCAGAGGCGTACTGGTTCAGAAATGTGACCGAAATATTTCCCGGCCTCACTGGTAT CAAATTCAGTGTCGAAAACGGCTCCACCATCGACGATGCAGGAGGCTGGACCAGCGGAAGTGACAGCGCGTACGAGTATCTGATCAAGATGTACGTCTACGATCCAGAACGATACGGCAACTATAGCGAGCAGTGGCGCAAGGCTGCAGATTCCACCATCGAGCACTTGCTCAGCAGTCCAAGCAGTCGGCCAGACCTCGTCATGGCGGGAAGGTATCGGGGCAAGATCGTGCGTCCGGAAACCGACTATCTGGCCTGCTTCATCGGCGggaacttcctcctcggcagCACCGCTCTGAATGAACCAAAGTACCGCGAGTACGGACTGAAATTCAGCGAGTTTTGCGCAAATGGGTATCGCCACACATCCTCTGGCATTGGTCCAAGTCGGTCCAGCTGGAACAACACGGAGCTTGACAGCGACCCATCCCTCGCTGACCAGACCGAGCACTACAAGCATGCCGGCTTCTTCATTCCCACAGGCCATCTTGACGGCGGCCAAACCCCCGAGGCAGTAGAATCATGGTACTACGCCTATCAAACCACCCGCGACCAGTACTGGCGCGACGTAGCATGGGCGTACGCCATCGCCCAAAACAAGACCGAGCGTCTTCCTGTGGGATTCGGCAGTCTGCAGAATGTCCTGGCGGAAGATGGAGGTGGCACGGATGATTTCATGCCGAGCTTCATGTTGGCTGAGACGCTGAAGTATCAGTTTTTGATCCAGTCGCCGAAGGAGGGAGTGTGGAATGTGCAGCAGGGTGAGAACAAGACGAATTTCTTCGTGTACAACACTGAGGCGCATCCGTTCAGGGTGGCAGCGAAGCATCCAGTATGA